The Nicotiana tabacum cultivar K326 chromosome 14, ASM71507v2, whole genome shotgun sequence genome contains a region encoding:
- the LOC107812932 gene encoding casein kinase II subunit alpha-2 (The RefSeq protein has 3 substitutions compared to this genomic sequence): MSKARVYTDVNVLRPREYWDYEALTVQWGDQDDYEVVRKVGRGKYSEVFEGINVNSNEKCIIKILKPVKKKKIKREIKILQNLCGGPNIVKLLDIVRDQHSKTPSLIFEYVNSTDFKVLYPILTDYDIRYYIYELLKALDYCHSQGIMHRDVKPHNVMIDHELRKLRLIDWGLAEFYHPGKEYNVRVASRYFKGPELLVDLQDYDYSLDMWSLGCMFAGMIFRKEPFFYGHDNQDQLVKIAKVLGTDELNAYLHKYQLELDPQLEAIVGRHSRKPWSKFINADNQHLVSPEAIDFLDKLLRYDHQGRLTAREAMAHPYFLQVRAAENSRMRTQ, encoded by the exons ATGTCGAAAGCTCGTGTTTACACCGATGTCAATGTGCTTCGCCCGAGGGAATATTGGGATTATGAAGCCCTTACTGTTCAATGGGG TGATCAGGATGACTATGAGGTTGTTCGGAAAGTTGGAAGAGGAAAATATAGTGAAGTTTTTGAAGGTATAAATGTTAACAGCAACGAAAAGTGCATAATCAAGATCCTGAAACCTGTCAAGAAGAAAAAG ATCAAGAGAGAGATCAAAATCTTGCAGAACCTCTGTGGCGGACCAAACATTGTCAAACTCCTTGATATTGTCAGAGATCAGCACTCAAAAACTCCAAGCTTAATTTTTGAGTATGTGAACAGTACAGATTTCAAAGTACTGTACCCTACATTAACAGATTATGACATCCGGTACTACATATATGAGCTTCTCAAG GCACTAGACTATTGTCATTCACAGGGAATAATGCATAGAGATGTCAAGCCACATAATGTTATGATAGACCATGAATTGCGGAAGCTTCGCTTGATAGACTGGGGTCTTGCTGAATTTTACCATCCAGGAAAGGAATATAATGTTCGTGTGGCTTCAAG ATACTTCAAGGGCCCGGAACTTCTTGTTGACTTGCAAGACTATGACTATTCTTTGGACATGTGGAGTCTTGGATGCATGTTTGCAGGAATG ATTTTCCGGAAGGAACCTTTCTTCTATGGTCATGATAACCAGGATCAGCTTGTCAAAATTGCTAAG GTACTTGGAACTGATGAGTTGAATGCATATCTGCACAAGTATCAACTAGAACTTGATCCTCAGCTGGAGGCTATGGTTGGGAG ACACAGTAGGAAGCCATGGTCCAAATTTATAAATGCAGATAATCAGCATTTAGTGTCGCCAGAG GCTATAGATTTTCTTGACAAGCTTCTCCGTTATGACCATCAGGATAGACTTACAGCAAGAGAAGCAATG GCCCATCCTTATTTCCTGCAAGTGAGGGCTGCAGAGAATAGCAGGATGAGGACGCAGTAG